The following proteins are encoded in a genomic region of Coregonus clupeaformis isolate EN_2021a chromosome 14, ASM2061545v1, whole genome shotgun sequence:
- the LOC121581189 gene encoding endophilin-A2 isoform X2, with protein MSVAGFKKQFYKASQMVSEKVGGAEGTKLDEDFKDLEKRADVTSKAVVDVISKTSEYLQPNPASRAKLTMLNTVSKIRGQVKSPGYPQAEGLLGESMAKFGREIGEDTNFGGALVDVGESMKRLAEVKDSLDIDVKQNFIDPLQAVVDKDIKDIQHHLKKLEGRRLDYDYKKKRQGKIPDEELRSALEKFHESKEMAESSMHNLLETDVEQVSQMASLVESQLQYHKQAVQVLEELTDKLRERVNEAQSRPRREYTPKPKPSFDYGEPEHSNGGYSPTANSPSYSSASEPCAKAMYDFEPENEGELGFREGDIITLTNRIDENWFEGTLRGQSGFFPNNYVEVVVPL; from the exons ATGGTGAGTGAGAAGGTGGGGGGTGCAGAAGGAACCAAGCTGGATGAAGACTTCAAAGATTTGGAGAAG AGGGCAGATGTTACCAGTAAAGCGGTGGTGGATGTCATCTCTAAAACCTCTGAGTACCTGCAGCCCAACCCAGCATCCAGGGCCAAGCTGACCATGCTGAACACAGTGTCTAAGATCCGGGGCCAGGTGAAGAGCCCTGGCTACCCCCAGGCTGAGGGGCTGCTAGGGGAGAGTATGGCCAAGTTCGGACGAGAGATTGGAGAGGACACAAACTTTG GTGGGGCCCTGGTGGACGTGGGCGAGTCCATGAAGAGGCTGGCCGAAGTCAAGGACTCCCTGGACATCGACGTCAAACAAAACTTTATCGACCCACTGCAGGCCGTCGTCGACAAGGACATCAAAGATATCCAG CATCATCTGAAGAAGCTGGAGGGCAGGCGTCTGGACTACGACTATAAGAAGAAGCGGCAGGGGAAGATCCCAGACGAGGAGCTGAGATCGGCCCTGGAGAAGTTCCATGAGTCCAAAGAGATGGCCGAGAGCTCCATGCACAACCTGCTTGAGACTGAC GTGGAGCAGGTGAGTCAGATGGCTTCTCTGGTGGAGTCCCAGCTGCAGTATCACAAACAAGCCGTGCAGGTTCTGGAGGAGCTGACTGACAAACTCAGAGAACG GGTGAACGAGGCCCAGTCTCGCCCCAGGCGGGAGTACACTCCTAAACCCAAACCCTCCTTTGACTACGGAGAGCCGGAGCACTCAAACGGAGGATACTCTCCCACTGCCAACTCCCCTTCATACTCGTCAG CCTCTGAGCCGTGCGCTAAGGCAATGTATGACTTTGAGCCGGAGAACGAGGGTGAGCTGGGCTTCCGCGAGGGCGACATCATCACGCTGACCAACCGCATCGACGAGAACTGGTTCGAGGGCACACTCCGCGGCCAATCAGGATTCTTCCCCAACAACTACGTAGAAGTGGTCGTGCCCCTGTAA
- the LOC121581189 gene encoding endophilin-A2 isoform X1 — translation MSVAGFKKQFYKASQMVSEKVGGAEGTKLDEDFKDLEKRADVTSKAVVDVISKTSEYLQPNPASRAKLTMLNTVSKIRGQVKSPGYPQAEGLLGESMAKFGREIGEDTNFGGALVDVGESMKRLAEVKDSLDIDVKQNFIDPLQAVVDKDIKDIQHHLKKLEGRRLDYDYKKKRQGKIPDEELRSALEKFHESKEMAESSMHNLLETDVEQVSQMASLVESQLQYHKQAVQVLEELTDKLRERVNEAQSRPRREYTPKPKPSFDYGEPEHSNGGYSPTANSPSYSSAPLVEVPSFHRTPSMKINRHSSEPCAKAMYDFEPENEGELGFREGDIITLTNRIDENWFEGTLRGQSGFFPNNYVEVVVPL, via the exons ATGGTGAGTGAGAAGGTGGGGGGTGCAGAAGGAACCAAGCTGGATGAAGACTTCAAAGATTTGGAGAAG AGGGCAGATGTTACCAGTAAAGCGGTGGTGGATGTCATCTCTAAAACCTCTGAGTACCTGCAGCCCAACCCAGCATCCAGGGCCAAGCTGACCATGCTGAACACAGTGTCTAAGATCCGGGGCCAGGTGAAGAGCCCTGGCTACCCCCAGGCTGAGGGGCTGCTAGGGGAGAGTATGGCCAAGTTCGGACGAGAGATTGGAGAGGACACAAACTTTG GTGGGGCCCTGGTGGACGTGGGCGAGTCCATGAAGAGGCTGGCCGAAGTCAAGGACTCCCTGGACATCGACGTCAAACAAAACTTTATCGACCCACTGCAGGCCGTCGTCGACAAGGACATCAAAGATATCCAG CATCATCTGAAGAAGCTGGAGGGCAGGCGTCTGGACTACGACTATAAGAAGAAGCGGCAGGGGAAGATCCCAGACGAGGAGCTGAGATCGGCCCTGGAGAAGTTCCATGAGTCCAAAGAGATGGCCGAGAGCTCCATGCACAACCTGCTTGAGACTGAC GTGGAGCAGGTGAGTCAGATGGCTTCTCTGGTGGAGTCCCAGCTGCAGTATCACAAACAAGCCGTGCAGGTTCTGGAGGAGCTGACTGACAAACTCAGAGAACG GGTGAACGAGGCCCAGTCTCGCCCCAGGCGGGAGTACACTCCTAAACCCAAACCCTCCTTTGACTACGGAGAGCCGGAGCACTCAAACGGAGGATACTCTCCCACTGCCAACTCCCCTTCATACTCGTCAG CCCCCCTTGTAGAAGTCCCATCCTTCCACAGAACACCGTCCATGAAGATCAATCgacact CCTCTGAGCCGTGCGCTAAGGCAATGTATGACTTTGAGCCGGAGAACGAGGGTGAGCTGGGCTTCCGCGAGGGCGACATCATCACGCTGACCAACCGCATCGACGAGAACTGGTTCGAGGGCACACTCCGCGGCCAATCAGGATTCTTCCCCAACAACTACGTAGAAGTGGTCGTGCCCCTGTAA
- the LOC121581189 gene encoding endophilin-A2 isoform X3 → MSVAGFKKQFYKASQMVSEKVGGAEGTKLDEDFKDLEKRADVTSKAVVDVISKTSEYLQPNPASRAKLTMLNTVSKIRGQVKSPGYPQAEGLLGESMAKFGREIGEDTNFGGALVDVGESMKRLAEVKDSLDIDVKQNFIDPLQAVVDKDIKDIQHHLKKLEGRRLDYDYKKKRQGKIPDEELRSALEKFHESKEMAESSMHNLLETDVEQVSQMASLVESQLQYHKQAVQVLEELTDKLRERVNEAQSRPRREYTPKPKPSFDYGEPEHSNGGYSPTANSPSYSSEECKIQVPFSLSLSNTFLSFPVPASEPCAKAMYDFEPENEGELGFREGDIITLTNRIDENWFEGTLRGQSGFFPNNYVEVVVPL, encoded by the exons ATGGTGAGTGAGAAGGTGGGGGGTGCAGAAGGAACCAAGCTGGATGAAGACTTCAAAGATTTGGAGAAG AGGGCAGATGTTACCAGTAAAGCGGTGGTGGATGTCATCTCTAAAACCTCTGAGTACCTGCAGCCCAACCCAGCATCCAGGGCCAAGCTGACCATGCTGAACACAGTGTCTAAGATCCGGGGCCAGGTGAAGAGCCCTGGCTACCCCCAGGCTGAGGGGCTGCTAGGGGAGAGTATGGCCAAGTTCGGACGAGAGATTGGAGAGGACACAAACTTTG GTGGGGCCCTGGTGGACGTGGGCGAGTCCATGAAGAGGCTGGCCGAAGTCAAGGACTCCCTGGACATCGACGTCAAACAAAACTTTATCGACCCACTGCAGGCCGTCGTCGACAAGGACATCAAAGATATCCAG CATCATCTGAAGAAGCTGGAGGGCAGGCGTCTGGACTACGACTATAAGAAGAAGCGGCAGGGGAAGATCCCAGACGAGGAGCTGAGATCGGCCCTGGAGAAGTTCCATGAGTCCAAAGAGATGGCCGAGAGCTCCATGCACAACCTGCTTGAGACTGAC GTGGAGCAGGTGAGTCAGATGGCTTCTCTGGTGGAGTCCCAGCTGCAGTATCACAAACAAGCCGTGCAGGTTCTGGAGGAGCTGACTGACAAACTCAGAGAACG GGTGAACGAGGCCCAGTCTCGCCCCAGGCGGGAGTACACTCCTAAACCCAAACCCTCCTTTGACTACGGAGAGCCGGAGCACTCAAACGGAGGATACTCTCCCACTGCCAACTCCCCTTCATACTCGTCAG AAGAATGCAAAATTCAAGTTCCTTTTTCTCTTTCCCTTTCCAACacattcctctccttccctgtcccAGCCTCTGAGCCGTGCGCTAAGGCAATGTATGACTTTGAGCCGGAGAACGAGGGTGAGCTGGGCTTCCGCGAGGGCGACATCATCACGCTGACCAACCGCATCGACGAGAACTGGTTCGAGGGCACACTCCGCGGCCAATCAGGATTCTTCCCCAACAACTACGTAGAAGTGGTCGTGCCCCTGTAA